One genomic region from Bufo bufo chromosome 3, aBufBuf1.1, whole genome shotgun sequence encodes:
- the LOC120993194 gene encoding trefoil factor 1-like, with protein MDRALLYSAVLAIALFPMLTAGDVGSCNCLDISLENRSPCGSPGIPFEICKAAGCCYDPRYSGGPTCYTNQLVTNQQQLEKEQKLKEQQKLEELCRKCNEGLIKGVLGAIFGSNRSPDCNKCKS; from the exons atggacagagcgcTGCTGTACAGTGCAGTCTTAGCAATCGCCTTGTTCCCGATGCTCACAGCGGGGGATGTAG GCTCCTGTAACTGTCTGGACATAAGCCTCGAGAACAGATCCCCCTGTGGATCTCCAGGGATCCCCTTTGAGATCTGTaaagctgctggctgctgctatgACCCCAGATACTCGGGCGGTCCGACCTGTTACACTAATCAACTCGTAACAAACCAGCAGCAACTGGAGAAAGAACAGAAgctgaaggagcagcaaaagcttGAAGAATTATGTAGAAAATGTAATGAGGGCCTTATCAAGGGGGTGCTCGGAGCTATATTCGGAAGCAACAGATCCCCAGACTGCAACAAATGTAAAAGTTAG